A part of Oncorhynchus masou masou isolate Uvic2021 chromosome 21, UVic_Omas_1.1, whole genome shotgun sequence genomic DNA contains:
- the LOC135508562 gene encoding adenosine receptor A3: MQPVALVYAALMVVSSLFSVCGNVVLLLVVLLNKELHTETWALTLSFCLSDLALGLSTIPFGAHNSLLRPQGYPSDGYLCQGSAFLYLLLQLGSIHSLTWATVDKFTEICFALSYSTICTARRTRVVLVLVWLYGLINAALPLLGFGRYTYSSTRFLCAPSFQPNYRGFSLLFIVVGIIAPILIMCSMYAYIVYIARKQVRRGTFVCNDQHCFYVPAKNYFRSSIVMVATVVLLLVCWLPYIATCFYETFSGHEPPAATSAVATWLVLFTSSLNPWINSMTQKRYRVALRKSLNKIRQLLQHRLMNAHPQSTAIQLEIVSHNHHHIAKQSLWSDDSKPGSPETRSMSEVTMEDSKDTGDSKGITLDQVCPCGTIC, encoded by the exons ATGCAGCCGGTGGCCCTGGTATATGCAGCTCTGATGGTGGTCTCCAGTCTGTTCTCTGTGTGTGGTAACGTGGTTCTACTTCTGGTGGTTCTTCTCAACAAGGAGCTCCATACCGAAACCTGGGCCCTGACCTTGAGCTTCTGCCTGAGTGACCTCGCCCTGGGTCTCTCAACCATCCCCTTCGGAGCCCACAACAGCCTGCTCAGGCCACAGGGCTACCCCAGCGACGGGTACCTCTGCCAGGGCAGCGCCTTCCTCTACCTGCTCCTTCAGCTGGGCTCTATCCACTCCCTGACCTGGGCCACCGTTGACAAGTTCACAGAGATCTGCTTCGCCCTGAGCTACAGCACCATCTGCACGGCCAGGAGGACCAGGGTGGTGCTGGTCCTGGTGTGGCTCTACGGCCTGATCAATGCAGCCTTGCCACTGCTGGGCTTTGGCCGCTACACCTACAGCAGCACCAGGTTCCTGTGTGCCCCTAGCTTCCAGCCAAACTACAGGGGCTTCAGTCTGCTCTTCATAGTGGTCGGGATCATAGCACCCATACTCATCATGTGCTCCATGTATGCGTACATTGTGTATATTGCAAGGAAACAGGTGCGCCGAGGGACGTTTGTTTGCAACGACCAGCACTGTTTTTATGTCCCTGCTAAAAACTACTTCAGGAGCTCCATAGTGATGGTGGCAACTGTGG TGTTGCTGCTGGTGTGCTGGCTGCCTTACATCGCCACCTGTTTCTATGAAACGTTTAGTGGCCATGAACCGCCAGCAGCAACCTCAGCCGTAGCCACCTGGCTCGTCCTCTTCACCTCCTCACTCAACCCCTGGATCAACTCCATGACGCAGAA gCGGTACAGAGTGGCTCTGCGGAAAAGTTTGAATAAAATACGACAGCTGCTTCAGCACCGGCTGATGAACGCCCACCCACAGAGCACCGCCATCCAACTGGAGATAGTGAGCCATAATCACCATCACATCGCCAAGCAATCACTCTGGTCAGATGACTCCAAGCCAGGTTCACCAGAGACTAGATCCATGTCGGAGGTGACCATGGAGGATAGTAAAGACACTGGGGACAGTAAGGGCATTACACTGGACCAGGTCTGTCCCTGTGGAACCATCTGTTAG